One genomic window of Polyangium aurulentum includes the following:
- a CDS encoding dihydroorotate dehydrogenase electron transfer subunit, whose product MIEAQTRRRLYTFPLHRRDSIGSAYHVLTFEANEPIAALPGQFAMVRSTTWGDAPLLPRPMSLLTGGTRPSILIKVVGEGTMRMAYASSGEQFELLAPLGRPWSPLPEGHRAVFVAGGVGVAPLVFLAQALGEARAGGEMPLALYGGRTHADLPLDAELAAVTELRVATEDGSRGTHGRVTVLLEKALDELSGRAIKVYTCGPDPMMAAVARICAERHVACEVSLETPMACGYGVCLGCPVPRRPAGYLYACTEGPCIDAALIDWERGHGVSAGQKARGAS is encoded by the coding sequence GTGATCGAAGCGCAGACACGACGGCGGCTCTACACGTTCCCTCTCCACCGGCGCGACTCGATCGGCAGCGCGTACCACGTGCTCACGTTCGAGGCGAACGAGCCCATCGCCGCATTGCCCGGGCAGTTCGCGATGGTCCGATCGACGACGTGGGGCGATGCGCCTCTGTTGCCGCGACCGATGAGCCTTCTCACGGGCGGAACGCGCCCCTCGATCCTCATCAAGGTCGTCGGAGAAGGAACCATGCGCATGGCGTATGCCTCGAGCGGCGAGCAGTTCGAGCTGCTCGCGCCGCTCGGGCGTCCATGGAGCCCGCTGCCCGAAGGCCACCGCGCGGTGTTCGTGGCCGGAGGCGTGGGCGTCGCGCCGCTCGTGTTTCTCGCACAGGCGCTCGGTGAAGCGCGGGCGGGCGGTGAGATGCCGCTCGCGCTCTACGGCGGTCGCACCCACGCCGATTTGCCGCTCGACGCCGAGCTCGCCGCCGTCACGGAGCTGCGCGTCGCGACGGAAGACGGCTCGCGCGGCACGCACGGACGCGTGACGGTGCTGCTCGAGAAGGCGCTCGACGAGCTCTCGGGGCGCGCGATCAAGGTCTACACCTGCGGCCCCGATCCGATGATGGCCGCCGTCGCGCGCATCTGCGCCGAGCGTCACGTCGCTTGCGAGGTCTCGCTCGAGACGCCCATGGCGTGCGGCTACGGCGTCTGCCTCGGCTGCCCCGTCCCGCGCCGCCCCGCGGGCTACCTCTACGCGTGCACCGAGGGGCCGTGCATCGACGCCGCGCTCATCGACTGGGAGCGCGGCCATGGCGTGTCCGCGGGGCAGAAGGCGAGAGGTGCCTCGTGA
- a CDS encoding dihydroorotate dehydrogenase: MSANVDLRVDVGSLTLKNPILTASGTFGYGLEYDDFYDVAELGGICTKGLSLEPRHGNPPDRICETAAGMLNAIGLANVGVEAFCRDKLPILRQRGVTVVANVFATTVDDFVKLAQRVDQEEGVAAIELNVSCPNVDKGGLEFGCDAQAAARVTAACRAVTRLPLWVKMSPEAGDIRGVGLACQEAGADALTAINTIRGLAVDPRTWRARLANRTGGLSGPALKPLALRIVWDLARTVRIPIIGIGGVATAEDAVEFLLAGATAVQVGTANFADPMASKRALDGLADYCRERGMNARDLIGKMR; the protein is encoded by the coding sequence GTGAGCGCGAACGTCGATCTGCGCGTCGACGTGGGTTCGTTGACGCTCAAAAATCCCATCCTCACGGCCTCGGGCACCTTCGGCTACGGGCTCGAGTACGACGACTTCTACGACGTGGCCGAGCTCGGCGGCATCTGCACCAAGGGCCTGAGCCTCGAGCCTCGCCACGGCAACCCACCCGACCGCATCTGCGAGACTGCCGCGGGCATGCTCAACGCGATCGGCCTCGCCAACGTGGGCGTCGAGGCGTTCTGTCGAGACAAGCTGCCCATCCTGCGGCAGCGCGGCGTGACGGTGGTGGCGAACGTCTTCGCGACCACGGTCGACGACTTCGTGAAGCTCGCGCAGCGCGTCGATCAGGAGGAAGGCGTCGCGGCCATCGAGCTCAACGTCTCGTGTCCGAACGTGGACAAGGGCGGGCTCGAGTTCGGCTGCGACGCGCAAGCCGCCGCGCGTGTGACGGCAGCGTGCCGCGCGGTCACGCGCTTGCCGCTCTGGGTGAAGATGTCGCCCGAGGCTGGTGACATCCGCGGCGTGGGCCTCGCGTGTCAGGAGGCGGGCGCGGATGCGCTCACGGCGATCAACACCATCCGCGGGCTCGCCGTCGATCCGCGCACCTGGCGCGCGCGCCTCGCGAACAGGACGGGCGGGTTGTCGGGCCCTGCGCTCAAGCCGCTCGCGCTTCGCATCGTCTGGGATCTCGCGCGCACCGTGCGCATCCCGATCATCGGCATTGGCGGCGTGGCGACTGCGGAGGACGCGGTCGAGTTCCTTCTCGCAGGCGCGACGGCGGTGCAGGTGGGCACCGCGAACTTCGCCGACCCCATGGCCTCGAAGCGCGCCCTCGACGGGCTCGCCGACTACTGCCGCGAGCGCGGCATGAACGCGCGAGATCTGATCGGAAAGATGCGATGA
- a CDS encoding GNAT family N-acetyltransferase, with amino-acid sequence MKTETLEVEVTRLVEPGPDAPAIEAIARESFEGPSFSPLEELSRAWARVWIARAGEGEPVGFLVAWHVADELHVLNVASASAARRRGIGSALVREAIAYAVESRVRLVLLEVRRSNTPAIRLYRKFAFHTSGLRAGYYADGEDAVEMALALDPDTGQSLAREDEISLDT; translated from the coding sequence ATGAAGACGGAGACACTCGAGGTCGAGGTGACGCGGCTGGTCGAGCCCGGTCCCGACGCGCCTGCGATCGAGGCCATCGCGCGCGAGTCGTTCGAAGGTCCGTCGTTCTCGCCGCTCGAGGAGCTGTCGCGCGCGTGGGCTCGCGTGTGGATCGCTCGCGCTGGCGAGGGAGAGCCGGTCGGCTTTCTGGTCGCGTGGCACGTCGCCGACGAGCTGCACGTGCTCAACGTCGCGTCCGCGTCCGCGGCGCGTCGTCGCGGCATCGGCAGCGCGCTCGTGCGCGAGGCGATCGCGTACGCCGTCGAGAGCCGCGTCCGCCTGGTGCTGCTCGAGGTCCGTCGCTCGAACACGCCGGCCATCCGGCTCTACAGGAAGTTCGCCTTCCACACGTCGGGCCTGCGCGCGGGCTACTACGCGGACGGCGAAGATGCCGTCGAGATGGCGCTCGCGCTCGATCCGGACACTGGACAGTCGCTCGCTCGCGAGGACGAAATCTCGCTCGATACCTGA